A section of the Nakamurella deserti genome encodes:
- a CDS encoding MSMEG_0567/sll0787 family protein codes for MRSEITTPAPPTTPTAGPLDVSVLTGGPRTATAAAPFLLSRAETAADLAAYHRLRRAAFVERQQLFTGSDRDDVDDDPRTVVIVARAGGHIVGGVRLAPAGRGPDIGWWAGSRLVVSRDGQALRGVGAALIRAACAAAESAGVLRFDAMVQGRNETLFRRLGWDTIRTLDRHGLPHVEMRYPIDRIARLASATKAALASVLEPFRDGVTGLGGGGFVGDDGAPVPGTDVIAACDAILPTMVERSPEWAGWCAVLVNVNDLSAMGAAPVGLLDAIGARDASFARRIVSGLRDASRAWGVPVLGGHTQFGVPASLSVTALGRTDRPVPAGGGRVGHRVTVTADLGGGWRPGYTGAQWDSTSTRSAAELRTMASFVARTAPAAAKDVSMAGAVGTLGMLAESSGTGAVLDVAAVPRPAGATAGDWLTCFPGFAMLTTDAADRPVAPAGPATSAVCGELTAAPGVRLRWPDGETTDAVTTLTGLGPA; via the coding sequence GTGCGCAGCGAGATCACCACGCCGGCCCCACCGACGACACCGACGGCCGGCCCGCTGGACGTCAGCGTGCTCACCGGCGGGCCGCGCACCGCCACCGCCGCCGCACCGTTCCTGCTGTCCCGGGCGGAGACGGCCGCGGACCTGGCCGCCTACCACCGGCTGCGGCGAGCGGCCTTCGTGGAGCGTCAGCAGCTGTTCACCGGCAGCGACCGGGACGACGTCGACGACGACCCCCGCACCGTGGTCATCGTGGCCCGCGCGGGCGGGCACATCGTCGGCGGTGTCCGGTTGGCTCCCGCCGGTCGCGGACCTGACATCGGTTGGTGGGCCGGCTCCCGGCTGGTGGTCAGCCGGGACGGACAGGCGCTCCGCGGTGTGGGTGCGGCGCTGATCCGGGCGGCCTGCGCCGCCGCCGAGTCCGCCGGCGTCCTGCGGTTCGACGCCATGGTGCAGGGACGGAACGAGACCCTGTTCCGCCGGTTGGGCTGGGACACCATCCGCACCCTGGACCGGCACGGTCTGCCCCACGTCGAGATGCGCTATCCGATCGACCGGATCGCGCGGCTCGCGTCCGCCACCAAGGCCGCCCTGGCGTCGGTGTTGGAACCCTTCCGCGACGGCGTGACCGGCCTCGGCGGCGGCGGTTTCGTCGGCGACGACGGTGCCCCGGTGCCCGGCACGGACGTCATCGCCGCGTGCGACGCGATCCTGCCGACGATGGTGGAGCGCAGCCCCGAGTGGGCCGGTTGGTGCGCGGTCCTGGTCAACGTCAACGACCTGTCCGCGATGGGGGCAGCTCCGGTCGGGCTGCTCGACGCGATCGGTGCCCGGGACGCCTCGTTCGCCCGTCGCATCGTCAGCGGGCTGCGGGACGCCTCCCGGGCCTGGGGCGTGCCGGTGCTGGGCGGACACACCCAGTTCGGGGTGCCGGCGTCCCTGTCGGTCACCGCGCTCGGCCGGACCGACCGGCCGGTCCCGGCCGGCGGCGGCCGGGTCGGGCACAGGGTCACGGTGACCGCCGATCTCGGCGGGGGTTGGCGACCGGGTTACACCGGCGCCCAGTGGGACTCGACGTCCACCCGGTCGGCAGCCGAGCTGCGCACGATGGCCTCGTTCGTGGCGCGCACGGCCCCGGCGGCGGCCAAGGACGTCAGCATGGCCGGTGCCGTCGGCACCCTGGGGATGCTCGCCGAGTCCAGCGGCACCGGCGCCGTCCTCGACGTCGCGGCGGTACCGCGACCCGCCGGCGCCACCGCCGGTGACTGGCTCACCTGCTTCCCGGGGTTCGCGATGCTCACCACCGACGCCGCCGACCGCCCCGTCGCACCGGCCGGTCCGGCCACCAGCGCCGTCTGCGGCGAGCTGACGGCCGCCCCCGGCGTCCGCCTCCGCTGGCCGGACGGCGAGACCACCGACGCCGTCACCACCCTCACCGGATTGGGACCCGCATGA
- a CDS encoding MSMEG_0568 family radical SAM protein, whose amino-acid sequence MSSLSTRVDLALKGFRFDAPVKRGTGAGPSDDGHVVVGGLNAAIPRNQDSPYQVVGDRILYDGDDTGLDLTVVDRPRFYDRSTADGVPYEKLARLHGRDVLATTVVQTCVRYGEADRCRFCAIETSLRAGATTAVKTPAQLAEVARAAVDLDGVRQMVMTTGTSAGRDRGAVHLARCVRAVKAAVPELPIQVQCEPPGDLATLTDLFEAGASSIGIHVESMDERVRRAWMPGKSTVSLDEYRAAWREAVRVFGRNQVSTYLLVGLGEDPDELVAAARELVEMGVYPFVVPFRPLAGTLAAADGAAAPRAHVLEDVSRRVGALLVSSGMRGADQKAGCAACGACGLLSSVGA is encoded by the coding sequence ATGTCGTCCCTGAGCACACGAGTGGATCTGGCCCTTAAGGGTTTCCGCTTCGATGCACCCGTGAAGCGCGGCACCGGAGCGGGTCCCAGCGACGACGGTCACGTGGTCGTCGGTGGACTCAACGCCGCCATCCCGCGCAATCAGGACAGCCCGTACCAGGTGGTCGGCGACCGCATCCTGTACGACGGGGACGACACCGGACTCGATCTCACGGTGGTGGACCGGCCACGGTTCTACGACCGGTCCACCGCCGACGGCGTGCCCTACGAGAAGCTCGCCCGACTGCACGGCCGGGACGTGCTGGCCACCACCGTCGTCCAGACCTGTGTGCGTTACGGCGAGGCCGACCGCTGCCGGTTCTGTGCGATCGAGACGTCGCTGCGGGCCGGGGCCACCACAGCGGTCAAGACCCCGGCTCAACTGGCCGAGGTGGCTCGTGCCGCGGTGGATCTCGACGGGGTGCGGCAGATGGTGATGACCACCGGCACGTCCGCCGGCCGGGACCGCGGCGCGGTCCATCTGGCGCGGTGCGTCCGGGCGGTGAAGGCCGCCGTGCCCGAGCTGCCCATCCAGGTGCAGTGCGAACCGCCCGGCGACCTCGCCACCCTCACCGACCTGTTCGAAGCGGGGGCGTCGTCCATCGGCATCCACGTCGAGTCGATGGACGAGCGCGTCCGGCGCGCCTGGATGCCCGGCAAGTCCACGGTGAGCCTCGACGAGTACCGCGCCGCCTGGCGCGAGGCGGTCCGGGTGTTCGGCCGGAACCAGGTCTCCACCTACCTCCTCGTCGGCCTCGGCGAGGACCCCGATGAACTCGTCGCCGCCGCCCGGGAACTCGTCGAGATGGGCGTGTATCCCTTCGTGGTGCCCTTCCGACCGCTGGCCGGCACCCTGGCCGCCGCCGACGGCGCCGCCGCCCCGCGGGCGCACGTCCTCGAGGATGTCAGCCGCCGGGTCGGCGCACTCCTCGTGTCGTCCGGGATGCGCGGTGCGGACCAGAAGGCCGGGTGCGCGGCGTGCGGCGCCTGCGGCCTGCTGTCGAGCGTGGGGGCCTGA
- a CDS encoding MSMEG_0572/Sll0783 family nitrogen starvation response protein, with the protein MPFDESITANIAKSVAEIPHPSLPKGSTIYGSTKIFPDYQAEEGESYLTLVHGIAHESSVSFVAILQATRALRKGFESVLYFYGPGSMNCMATRGFPTTGDSAFPGEQNINNSLETFIAEGGTVFCCRFGLSLHGLREEDLIPGVIPCHPLDVQDALIHFARKGAIINSTYNL; encoded by the coding sequence ATGCCGTTCGACGAGTCCATCACCGCCAACATCGCGAAGTCCGTCGCCGAGATCCCGCATCCGTCACTGCCGAAGGGCAGCACCATCTACGGCAGTACCAAGATCTTCCCCGACTACCAGGCCGAGGAGGGTGAGTCCTACCTGACGCTGGTGCACGGCATCGCGCACGAATCGTCGGTCAGCTTCGTGGCCATCCTGCAGGCGACCCGCGCGTTGCGGAAGGGCTTCGAGTCGGTCCTGTACTTCTACGGTCCGGGCTCGATGAACTGCATGGCGACCCGCGGTTTCCCGACGACCGGCGATTCGGCGTTCCCCGGCGAGCAGAACATCAACAACTCGTTGGAGACGTTCATCGCCGAGGGCGGCACGGTGTTCTGCTGCCGTTTCGGGCTGTCGTTGCACGGACTGCGCGAGGAGGACCTCATCCCCGGAGTCATCCCGTGCCACCCGTTGGACGTCCAGGACGCGCTGATCCACTTCGCGCGCAAGGGCGCCATCATCAACTCGACCTACAACCTCTGA
- a CDS encoding amidohydrolase family protein, whose amino-acid sequence MPPTPLADAHRHLGRLPAHSFYGGPPVNPDVNARAEISELMDDLARERTERALVIPNYGVPDPASSFALNELVVEAATKDERVVCGLWVSPREQDAALNDTALALAGEAGVKALKTSFLLGGGADDPASQPQLTRIFDTARSHDLVVHIHTSPGAASDIDRVGTLVDRYGDDVKIHLVHLGGGMSGHIKLISGRFFDWIRAGKQVYTDTSWAIGFAPRWLAAEIDRHGLGHDRVLFASDEPWGDHAGELARLDNAVADGELAQMMRYDNFHRLYA is encoded by the coding sequence ATGCCCCCCACACCGCTGGCCGATGCCCACCGGCACCTGGGGAGACTGCCCGCTCACTCGTTCTACGGCGGCCCCCCCGTCAACCCGGATGTCAACGCCAGGGCCGAAATCTCTGAGCTCATGGACGATCTCGCGCGCGAGCGGACCGAGCGGGCGTTGGTCATCCCGAACTACGGGGTCCCCGACCCGGCGTCGTCGTTCGCCCTGAACGAACTCGTCGTCGAAGCCGCCACCAAGGACGAACGCGTCGTCTGCGGGCTCTGGGTGTCCCCCCGCGAACAGGACGCCGCTCTCAACGACACGGCGCTGGCCCTCGCCGGTGAGGCGGGCGTCAAAGCGCTCAAGACGAGCTTCCTGCTCGGCGGGGGCGCCGACGACCCGGCCTCCCAGCCGCAGCTGACCCGCATCTTCGACACCGCCCGCAGCCACGATCTCGTCGTCCACATCCACACCTCCCCCGGGGCCGCCTCCGACATCGACAGAGTGGGAACGCTCGTCGACCGCTACGGCGACGACGTGAAGATCCACCTGGTCCACCTGGGCGGCGGGATGAGCGGCCACATCAAGCTCATCTCCGGACGGTTCTTCGACTGGATCCGTGCCGGCAAGCAGGTCTACACCGACACCAGCTGGGCGATCGGGTTCGCGCCCCGGTGGCTCGCCGCCGAGATCGACCGTCACGGCCTGGGTCACGACCGTGTCCTGTTCGCCAGCGACGAGCCCTGGGGCGACCACGCCGGTGAACTCGCGCGGCTCGACAACGCCGTCGCTGACGGTGAACTCGCCCAGATGATGCGCTACGACAACTTCCACCGCCTGTACGCCTGA
- a CDS encoding MSMEG_0565 family glycosyltransferase, which yields MRVALMTYSTKPRGGVVHTLALAEALVRAGTAVDVWTLGRGGDRAFFRQVDPAVGIRIVDFPPVDDESVGARIARSIAVMRAAMRPDDYDVVHAQDCISANAVDDCVRTVHHLDTFSTPELVACHDRAVSRPRALVCVSAAVAAEVAAGWHRTAAVIPNGVDAARFEKASGAAGLDGRRRWRNRLGRYVLAVGGIEPRKGTLDLLEAFAAVRDRFPDVALVIAGGETLFDYRDYRATFDRRAAALGVEPVQLGVVDDDTLPSLVAAAAAFPFVSTKEGFGLAAMEALAAGVPVVARDLPVLREVFGDAVRFAADVPAIAAALADVLDPTTLPPPAEAGRRLARSLSWDSAAAAHVTLYRRLLDGPAGS from the coding sequence TTGCGGGTCGCCCTGATGACCTATTCCACCAAGCCCCGCGGTGGTGTCGTGCACACGCTCGCGCTCGCCGAGGCGCTCGTCCGCGCCGGGACGGCGGTCGACGTCTGGACCCTCGGCCGCGGCGGCGACCGCGCGTTCTTCCGGCAGGTGGACCCGGCGGTCGGAATCCGCATCGTCGACTTCCCGCCGGTGGACGACGAATCCGTCGGTGCCCGCATCGCCCGCTCCATCGCGGTGATGCGAGCGGCGATGCGGCCGGACGACTACGACGTCGTCCACGCCCAGGACTGCATCAGCGCCAACGCCGTGGACGACTGCGTCCGCACGGTGCACCACCTGGACACGTTCAGCACCCCGGAGCTCGTCGCCTGTCACGACCGGGCCGTCTCCCGGCCACGCGCACTGGTCTGCGTGTCGGCCGCCGTCGCTGCGGAGGTCGCCGCGGGCTGGCACCGCACCGCCGCCGTGATCCCGAACGGCGTCGACGCCGCCCGCTTCGAGAAGGCCTCCGGTGCCGCCGGTCTCGACGGCCGCCGGCGGTGGAGGAACCGGCTCGGCCGCTACGTGCTGGCGGTGGGCGGCATCGAGCCACGCAAGGGCACCCTGGACCTGTTGGAGGCCTTCGCCGCGGTGCGCGACCGCTTCCCCGACGTCGCGCTGGTCATCGCCGGCGGCGAGACGCTCTTCGACTACCGGGACTACCGCGCCACCTTCGACCGGCGGGCCGCCGCACTCGGGGTCGAGCCGGTGCAGCTGGGCGTCGTCGACGATGACACGCTGCCGAGCCTGGTCGCCGCGGCGGCCGCGTTCCCCTTCGTCTCCACCAAGGAGGGCTTCGGGCTCGCCGCGATGGAGGCTCTGGCAGCCGGTGTGCCGGTGGTCGCCCGAGATCTGCCGGTGCTCCGCGAGGTGTTCGGCGACGCCGTGCGATTCGCCGCCGACGTCCCGGCCATCGCCGCCGCCCTGGCCGACGTCCTCGACCCCACGACGCTCCCGCCGCCGGCGGAAGCGGGTCGCCGACTGGCGCGGTCCCTCTCGTGGGACTCGGCCGCCGCCGCCCACGTCACGCTGTACCGACGGTTGCTCGACGGGCCCGCCGGGAGCTGA
- a CDS encoding carbon-nitrogen hydrolase family protein → MRVPVAGRPLRLAAVAGHFGRDVARALVKVAGIVEDARRRQVDLLVLPDATLGGYLPDLRHPDPDELPPALAFDAPELAAVVAMAGPMTVCFGFTELAAGTRYNAAWCVSGDGILGRHRKVHQPAGESLAYAAGDAFTAFDTPVGRMGMLIDYDKTFPESARTLARSGAEIIGCLSAWPASVTDRAARIPQDRQSRLFDLYDCARAAENQVVVVSANQTGVLGGLRFLGQAKVVGPGGDVLARTWTKGGIALTDLDVHAEVTRARRVLHHLAERRPDTYLAESR, encoded by the coding sequence ATGCGCGTACCTGTGGCCGGTCGTCCGCTGCGGTTGGCCGCGGTCGCCGGGCACTTCGGCCGGGATGTCGCACGAGCCCTGGTGAAGGTGGCCGGAATCGTCGAGGACGCCCGCCGCCGGCAGGTCGATCTGCTCGTGCTTCCCGACGCCACCCTGGGTGGTTACCTGCCCGATCTACGCCATCCCGACCCTGACGAGCTGCCCCCTGCTCTCGCGTTCGATGCGCCGGAACTCGCGGCGGTCGTGGCGATGGCCGGTCCGATGACCGTGTGTTTCGGCTTCACCGAGCTCGCCGCCGGCACCCGCTACAACGCCGCCTGGTGTGTCAGCGGAGACGGGATTCTCGGTCGTCACCGCAAGGTCCACCAGCCGGCAGGTGAGTCGTTGGCCTACGCGGCGGGTGATGCCTTCACCGCTTTCGACACTCCGGTCGGGCGGATGGGGATGCTCATCGACTACGACAAGACGTTCCCCGAGTCGGCCCGCACCCTGGCCCGGAGCGGCGCCGAGATCATCGGCTGTCTGTCCGCATGGCCGGCCAGTGTCACCGACCGCGCCGCCCGGATCCCGCAGGACCGGCAGTCACGGTTGTTCGACCTCTACGACTGCGCCCGCGCCGCCGAGAACCAGGTCGTCGTCGTCTCGGCCAACCAGACCGGCGTCCTCGGCGGGCTGCGCTTCCTCGGTCAGGCCAAGGTGGTGGGTCCCGGCGGTGACGTACTCGCCCGCACCTGGACGAAGGGTGGCATCGCCCTCACCGACCTCGACGTCCACGCCGAGGTCACCCGGGCGCGGCGGGTGCTGCACCACCTCGCTGAGCGACGGCCGGACACCTACCTGGCCGAGAGCAGGTGA